One genomic region from Prunus persica cultivar Lovell chromosome G3, Prunus_persica_NCBIv2, whole genome shotgun sequence encodes:
- the LOC18783246 gene encoding kinesin-like protein KIN-13B isoform X1 yields the protein MNGVGRQGQRSSAAGVHHQRQYSDNFLETSSNGRWLQSAGLQHLQSSNSSGAPPQQDYGFYGGGGGGPASRVYRNAQRGYNEFYAEAPSTPPYNSRRKSGEESPNEFSPGLLDLHSFDTELIPDMQVTGLYDGASLYYPSRGRSFDDSEPYISNKQTERARVPENNLLKSFAADKEKASSVAKIKVVVRKRPLNKKELAKNEEDIIDTLSNSVTVHETKLKVDLTEYMEKHEFVFDAVLNEEVSNDEVYHETVEPIVPIIFQRTKATCFAYGQTGSGKTYTMKPLPLKASRDILRLMHHTYRGQGFQLFVSFFEIYGGKLFDLLNDRKKLCMREDGKQQVCIVGLQEYRVSDVETIKELIERGSATRSTGTTGANEESSRSHAILQLAIKRSVDGSESKPPRLVGKLSFIDLAGSERGADTTDNDKQTRMEGAEINKSLLALKECIRALDNDQGHIPFRGSKLTEVLRDSFVGDSRTVMISCISPSSGSCEHTLNTLRYADRVKSLSKGSNPKKDMLPSTLNLKEPTNLPLPSALPTASTFEVDTNDTWPVQVEKEEFDASEEPYYEAKTLWKRNGKLEQYNVSASEDKVRKPNGQTKLELPKFRSRNSNSDDDLNALLQEEEDLVSAHRKQVEDTMNIVKEEMNLLVEADQPGNQLDDYVTRLNAILSQKAAGILQLQTRLAHFQKRLKEHNVLVSSSGY from the exons atgaacGGGGTTGGGAGACAAGGGCAGAGATCTAGTGCGGCAGGGGTGCACCACCAACGACAGTACTCCGATAACTTCTTGGAGACTTCGTCCAATGGCAGGTGGCTTCAGTCAGCTGGTCTTCAACACCTTCAGTCTTCCAACTCCTCTGGTGCTCCTCCTCAG CAGGACTATGGCTTCtatggtggaggtggaggaggacCGGCTTCTAGAGTGTACCGGAACGCACAGAGAGGGTACAATGAGTTCTACGCAGAGGCGCCATCGACACCTCCTTACAATTCGCGGAGAAAGAGCGGCGAGGAGTCGCCCAATGAGTTCAGTCCTGGACTCTTGGACCTGCATTCCTTTGATACTGAGCTCATTCCTGAC ATGCAAGTCACTGGGTTGTATGATGGTGCCTCTCTATATTATCCGTCTCGCGGTAGAAGCTTTGATGATTCCGAACCCTAcatttcaaacaaacaaacagaaagGGCTCGTGTACCAGAAAACAACCTCCTAAAAAGTTTTGCTGCAGACAAAGAGAAAGCTAGTTCTGTAGCAAAGATCAAAGTTGTG GTGCGGAAGAGGCCGCTTAATAAAAAGGAGTTGGCAAAGAATGAGGAAGATATCATAGATACACTTTCCAACTCTGTAACAGTCCACGAGACTAAGCTCAAG GTTGACCTAACAGAATACATGGAAAAACatgaatttgtgtttgatgcAGTGCTGAATGAGGAAGTCTCAAACGATGAA GTGTATCATGAGACTGTGGAGCCCATAGTTCCAATAATATTCCAGCGAACAAAGGCAACTTGTTTTGCATATGGACAAACTG GGAGTGGAAAAACATATACCATGAAACCATTGCCTCTTAAAGCATCACGAGACATCTTGAGGTTGATGCACCATACTTACCGTGGTCAGGGATTTCAGTTATTTGTGAGCTTCTTCGAAATATATGGGGGAAAACTTTTTGATCTCCTCAACGATCGAAA AAAGCTTTGCATGAGAGAAGACGGCAAACAACAAGTTTgtattgtgggtttgcaaGAATACAGAGTGTCAGATGTGGAAACCATTAAGGAGCTGATTGAAAGAGGAAGTGCCACAAGAAGTACTGGTACAACTGGTGCAAATGAAGAATCCTCTCGTTCACATGCCATACTTCAGCTTGCTATTAAGAGGTCAGTTGATGGCAGTGAATCGAAGCCTCCCCGTCTTGTTGGCAAGCTCTCCTTCATTGATCTTGCTGGAAGTGAACGTGGTGCAGATACTACAGATAATGACAAACAGACAAG AATGGAAGGTGCTGAGATTAATAAGAGCTTACTTGCATTGAAGGAATGCATTAGAGCTCTTGACAATGACCAGGGTCATATTCCTTTCCGAGGAAGTAAATTAACTGAAGTTCTTAGGGATTCATTTGTTGGTGACTCCCGTACTGTGATGATATCATGCATATCACCAAGCTCTGGATCCTGCGAACATACTCTCAACACTTTAAGATATGCTGACAG GGTGAAGAGCCTTTCGAAAGGGAGCAACCCTAAGAAGGATATGCTACCTTCAACCTTAAACCTCAAGGAACCAACAAATTTACCCTTACCTTCAGCTTTGCCCACTGCTTCTACCTTTGAGGTTGACACAAATGATACATGGCCTGTACAAGTTGAAAAAGAGGAATTTGATGCTTCAGAAGAGCCCTATTACGAGGCCAAAACATTATGGAAGAGAAATGGGAAGCTAGAGCAGTACAATGTATCAGCTTCAGAGGACAAAGTTCGTAAGCCAAATGGTCAGACAAAATTGGAACTGCCAAAGTTTCGTTCAAGGAACTCAAATTCAGATGATGATTTAAATGCCCTGTTACAG GAGGAGGAAGATCTTGTAAGTGCTCACCGGAAACAAGTCGAGGACACCATGAATATTGTTAAAGAG GAGATGAATCTGTTGGTAGAAGCAGATCAACCGGGGAATCAGCTGGATGATTATGTTACTAGATTGAACGCCATTCTATCTCAGAAGGCTGCAGGCATTCTGCAATTACAAACCCGTTTGGCTCATTTCCAGAAGCGTTTAAAAGAACATAATGTTCTTGTATCTTCTTCTGGTTACTGA
- the LOC18784031 gene encoding mitochondrial arginine transporter BAC2 encodes MDFWPEFLANSWGREFVAGGIGGMAGVVSGYPLDTLRVWQQSSPSGSSAFSILRNVVSAQGPTALYRGMAAPLASVTFQNAMVFQIYAILSRAFDSSLSPKDPPSYKGVALGGFGTGAIQSLILSPVELIKIRLQLQTNDQSHAKSKPHKLQSHKGPVDVAKSIVKAEGLRGIYRGLTITVLRDAPSHCFYFWTYEYMREKLHPGCRSTGQESLQTMLMAGGLAGVASWVCCYPLDVVKTRLQAETSYRPQKYYGIVDCFRKSVKEDGYGVLWRGLGTAVARAFLVNGAIFAAYEVALRCLISNGSGTIQTESAI; translated from the exons ATGGATTTCTGGCCAGAGTTTCTTGCAAACAGTTGGGGGAGAGAGTTTGTGGCTGGAGGTATTGGAGGCATGGCTGGTGTAGTCTCTGGTTATCCCCTTGACACTCTCCGCGTCTGGCAACAGAGTTCACCCTCCGGTTCTTCTGCCTTCAGCATCCTACGCAATGTCGTCTCTGCCCAAGGCCCTACTGCCCTCTACAGAGGCATGGCTGCACCCTTGGCATCTGTCACTTTTcag AATGCCATGGTTTTCCAGATATACGCCATCCTCTCTCGAGCATTCGACTCATCTTTATCCCCCAAAGACCCTCCTTCTTACAAAGGTGTTGCTCTAGGAGGATTTGGTACAGGTGCTATACAGAGCCTAATTCTCAGCCCGGTAGAACTTATAAAAATCCGGCTTCAACTGCAAACCAATGATCAAAGTCATGCAAAATCGAAACCCCATAAACTGCAGTCCCACAAAGGGCCTGTAGATGTTGCCAAGAGCATAGTGAAAGCAGAAGGCTTAAGGGGAATATATAGAGGTCTAACCATCACTGTTCTGAGGGATGCACCTTCTCATTGCTTCTACTTCTGGACTTATGAGTATATGAGAGAGAAGCTTCACCCGGGCTGCAGAAGCACTGGCCAAGAGAGCTTGCAGACAATGTTGATGGCAGGAGGGCTAGCAGGAGTTGCCAGCTGGGTTTGTTGCTACCCCTTGGATGTTGTAAAAACCAGATTGCAGGCTGAAACTTCGTACCGTCCACAGAAATATTACGGCATTGTTGATTGCTTCCGGAAGAGTGTAAAGGAGGATGGTTACGGCGTGCTCTGGCGAGGGCTAGGAACTGCGGTTGCTAGAGCTTTTCTGGTGAATGGAGCCATTTTTGCTGCTTATGAGGTTGCTCTGAGGTGTCTAATCAGCAATGGAAGTGGAACCATTCAAACAGAGAGCGCAATCTAG
- the LOC18782399 gene encoding mitochondrial arginine transporter BAC2 yields the protein MSGYMVDGKLDHMWQDFLASRFGKEFVAGGCGGIAGVLSGYPLDTLRVRQQHSKSGSAFSILRNVISAEGPTALYRGIAAPLASVTFQNAMVFQINSILCRAFNSSASTKDPAPYKAVALGGFATGAVQSLILSPIELVKIRLQLQNIQAYVNAKSHQLQSHRGPIDVAKAIMKAEGLRGIYRGLGITVLRDAPSFCFYFSTYEYMREKLHPGCRKSGKESMRTMMLAGGLAGVASWLFVYPLDVVKTRWQAQSVSPNYNGIVDCFQKSVREGGYRVLWRGLGTAVVRAFLVNGAIFPAYEIALRFLQSNETIPAVSAI from the exons ATGAGTGGTTATATGGTAGATGGGAAACTGGATCATATGTGGCAAGATTTCCTTGCTTCAAGGTTTGGGAAAGAGTTTGTGGCAGGAGGGTGTGGAGGGATTGCTGGTGTGCTGTCTGGTTATCCACTTGACACTCTGAGGGTGAGGCAGCAGCATTCAAAGAGTGGTTCTGCTTTCAGCATACTTCGCAATGTCATCTCTGCTGAAGGCCCTACTGCCCTCTACAGAGGCATTGCTGCTCCCTTGGCCTCTGTCACTTTCcag AATGCCATGGTTTTCCAGATAAACTCCATTCTCTGTCGAGCATTTAACTCATCTGCTTCCACTAAAGACCCTGCTCCTTACAAAGCTGTTGCTCTAGGAGGATTTGCTACAGGTGCTGTTCAGAGCCTAATCCTCAGCCCCATAGAACTCGTAAAAATCCGGCTTCAACTGCAAAACATTCAAGCATATGTAAACGCAAAATCTCATCAACTGCAATCCCACAGAGGCCCTATAGATGTTGCCAAAGCCATTATGAAAGCCGAAGGCTTACGGGGAATATATCGTGGTCTAGGCATTACTGTTCTGAGGGATGCACCTTCATTTTGTTTCTACTTCTCGACTTATGAGTACATGAGAGAGAAGCTTCACCCGGGCTGCAGAAAGAGTGGCAAAGAGAGCATGCGAACAATGATGCTGGCAGGAGGGCTAGCAGGGGTAGCAAGTTGGCTGTTTGTTTATCCCTTGGATGTTGTGAAAACCAGATGGCAGGCTCAATCTGTATCCCCGAACTACAATGGCATAGTCGATTGCTTCCAGAAGAGCGTCAGAGAGGGAGGATACCGAGTGCTCTGGCGGGGACTGGGAACCGCGGTTGTTAGAGCGTTTCTGGTGAATGGAGCCATTTTTCCTGCTTATGAGATTGCTCTGAGGTTCCTACAAAGCAATGAAACCATTCCAGCAGTGAGTGCAATCTAG
- the LOC18784274 gene encoding pyridoxal 5'-phosphate synthase-like subunit PDX1.2, translating to MAAEDGAVTIYSGSAITDAKKNPYSLKVGLGQMLRGGAIFEVTTADQAKLAEDAGACSIIVSDPPRAQGISRMSDPALVKDIKRAVSLPVMARSRVGHFVEAQVLEAIGVDYIDESEYLAIADEDHFINKHNFQTPFVCGAQTLGDALRRVREGAAIVRTQGDLSGSGNVAMAVKNVRSVMGQIRLLNNMDDDEVFAFSKEIQAPYDLVAQTKQMGRLPVVQFASGGIVTPADAALMMQLGCDGVFVGSNVFNCSDPYKRVRGIVEAVRNYNDPHVLVETSSGLSGLMAGLDLGEDRIEHFGRGHGGV from the coding sequence ATGGCGGCAGAGGACGGCGCGGTCACAATCTACAGCGGCAGCGCAATCACCGACGCCAAGAAGAACCCATATTCTCTCAAGGTCGGCCTAGGCCAGATGCTCCGAGGCGGCGCCATTTTTGAGGTCACCACCGCCGACCAAGCCAAGCTCGCCGAGGACGCCGGCGCTTGCTCCATCATCGTCTCTGATCCACCCCGCGCCCAAGGCATTTCGCGCATGTCTGACCCAGCTCTCGTCAAGGACATCAAACGCGCAGTGTCGCTCCCCGTCATGGCGCGATCCCGGGTCGGCCATTTCGTCGAGGCCCAGGTCCTCGAAGCCATCGGCGTCGATTACATCGACGAGAGCGAGTATCTGGCGATAGCAGACGAGGACCATTTCATAAACAAGCACAATTTCCAGACCCCTTTCGTCTGCGGAGCCCAAACCCTCGGGGACGCGTTGAGGAGAGTGAGAGAAGGCGCGGCGATCGTAAGAACCCAAGGGGATCTATCTGGGTCTGGAAATGTAGCCATGGCTGTAAAAAACGTGAGATCTGTAATGGGTCAGATAAGGCTGCTCAACAACATGGACGACGACGAAGTCTTCGCGTTTTCGAAGGAAATTCAAGCGCCGTACGACCTCGTTGCGCAGACCAAGCAAATGGGTCGGCTTCCGGTAGTGCAATTCGCCTCCGGCGGCATTGTGACGCCGGCCGACGCGGCGTTGATGATGCAATTGGGGTGCGACGGAGTTTTTGTCGGGTCGAATGTTTTCAACTGTTCGGATCCATACAAGCGGGTGAGGGGCATTGTTGAGGCGGTTAGGAACTACAATGATCCGCATGTGCTGGTGGAGACGAGTTCTGGGTTGTCGGGTCTGATGGCGGGTTTGGATCTCGGTGAGGACAGGATCGAACACTTTGGTCGCGGGCATGGAGGTGTTTGA
- the LOC109947779 gene encoding phosphatase and actin regulator 4B-like: MALRSLTLPLPFPAVIPPLPPPSSSSSSSSSSSCLCSFRPYQYKPNPGCSIALRAKPISFLNRRRQSHVVRMAPEEEKLTRRSPLDFPIEWERPKPGRRPDIFPQFSPMKTPLPPPLPADPPEEDEEEEEKKEEEEEEGEEDPDKENPEDPGQQ, from the exons ATGGCGTTGCGGAGCCTGACGCTGCCTCTGCCTTTCCCCGCCGTAATTCCACCATTACcaccaccttcttcttcttcttcgtcgtcgtcatcttcttcttgtttgtgTAGTTTTAGACCATACCAGTATAAACCCAATCCCGGTTGCTCTATCGCTCTCCGCGCAAAACCCATCAGCTTTCTCAACCGTCGGAGGCAAAGCCATGTCGTTCGGATGGCTCCCGAGGAAGAAAAGTTGACCCGTCGCTCCCCTCTCGATTTTCCCATT GAATGGGAACGACCTAAGCCCGGGAGGAGACCGGATATATTTCCCCAGTTTAGCCCAATGAAAACACCATTACCGCCTCCACTGCCAGCGGATCCtccagaagaagatgaagaagaggaagaaaagaaagaggaggaggaagaagaaggagaagaagatccTGACAAGGAGAACCCAGAAGACCCAGGACAGCAGTAG
- the LOC18783246 gene encoding kinesin-like protein KIN-13B isoform X2 — translation MNGVGRQGQRSSAAGVHHQRQYSDNFLETSSNGRWLQSAGLQHLQSSNSSGAPPQDYGFYGGGGGGPASRVYRNAQRGYNEFYAEAPSTPPYNSRRKSGEESPNEFSPGLLDLHSFDTELIPDMQVTGLYDGASLYYPSRGRSFDDSEPYISNKQTERARVPENNLLKSFAADKEKASSVAKIKVVVRKRPLNKKELAKNEEDIIDTLSNSVTVHETKLKVDLTEYMEKHEFVFDAVLNEEVSNDEVYHETVEPIVPIIFQRTKATCFAYGQTGSGKTYTMKPLPLKASRDILRLMHHTYRGQGFQLFVSFFEIYGGKLFDLLNDRKKLCMREDGKQQVCIVGLQEYRVSDVETIKELIERGSATRSTGTTGANEESSRSHAILQLAIKRSVDGSESKPPRLVGKLSFIDLAGSERGADTTDNDKQTRMEGAEINKSLLALKECIRALDNDQGHIPFRGSKLTEVLRDSFVGDSRTVMISCISPSSGSCEHTLNTLRYADRVKSLSKGSNPKKDMLPSTLNLKEPTNLPLPSALPTASTFEVDTNDTWPVQVEKEEFDASEEPYYEAKTLWKRNGKLEQYNVSASEDKVRKPNGQTKLELPKFRSRNSNSDDDLNALLQEEEDLVSAHRKQVEDTMNIVKEEMNLLVEADQPGNQLDDYVTRLNAILSQKAAGILQLQTRLAHFQKRLKEHNVLVSSSGY, via the exons atgaacGGGGTTGGGAGACAAGGGCAGAGATCTAGTGCGGCAGGGGTGCACCACCAACGACAGTACTCCGATAACTTCTTGGAGACTTCGTCCAATGGCAGGTGGCTTCAGTCAGCTGGTCTTCAACACCTTCAGTCTTCCAACTCCTCTGGTGCTCCTCCTCAG GACTATGGCTTCtatggtggaggtggaggaggacCGGCTTCTAGAGTGTACCGGAACGCACAGAGAGGGTACAATGAGTTCTACGCAGAGGCGCCATCGACACCTCCTTACAATTCGCGGAGAAAGAGCGGCGAGGAGTCGCCCAATGAGTTCAGTCCTGGACTCTTGGACCTGCATTCCTTTGATACTGAGCTCATTCCTGAC ATGCAAGTCACTGGGTTGTATGATGGTGCCTCTCTATATTATCCGTCTCGCGGTAGAAGCTTTGATGATTCCGAACCCTAcatttcaaacaaacaaacagaaagGGCTCGTGTACCAGAAAACAACCTCCTAAAAAGTTTTGCTGCAGACAAAGAGAAAGCTAGTTCTGTAGCAAAGATCAAAGTTGTG GTGCGGAAGAGGCCGCTTAATAAAAAGGAGTTGGCAAAGAATGAGGAAGATATCATAGATACACTTTCCAACTCTGTAACAGTCCACGAGACTAAGCTCAAG GTTGACCTAACAGAATACATGGAAAAACatgaatttgtgtttgatgcAGTGCTGAATGAGGAAGTCTCAAACGATGAA GTGTATCATGAGACTGTGGAGCCCATAGTTCCAATAATATTCCAGCGAACAAAGGCAACTTGTTTTGCATATGGACAAACTG GGAGTGGAAAAACATATACCATGAAACCATTGCCTCTTAAAGCATCACGAGACATCTTGAGGTTGATGCACCATACTTACCGTGGTCAGGGATTTCAGTTATTTGTGAGCTTCTTCGAAATATATGGGGGAAAACTTTTTGATCTCCTCAACGATCGAAA AAAGCTTTGCATGAGAGAAGACGGCAAACAACAAGTTTgtattgtgggtttgcaaGAATACAGAGTGTCAGATGTGGAAACCATTAAGGAGCTGATTGAAAGAGGAAGTGCCACAAGAAGTACTGGTACAACTGGTGCAAATGAAGAATCCTCTCGTTCACATGCCATACTTCAGCTTGCTATTAAGAGGTCAGTTGATGGCAGTGAATCGAAGCCTCCCCGTCTTGTTGGCAAGCTCTCCTTCATTGATCTTGCTGGAAGTGAACGTGGTGCAGATACTACAGATAATGACAAACAGACAAG AATGGAAGGTGCTGAGATTAATAAGAGCTTACTTGCATTGAAGGAATGCATTAGAGCTCTTGACAATGACCAGGGTCATATTCCTTTCCGAGGAAGTAAATTAACTGAAGTTCTTAGGGATTCATTTGTTGGTGACTCCCGTACTGTGATGATATCATGCATATCACCAAGCTCTGGATCCTGCGAACATACTCTCAACACTTTAAGATATGCTGACAG GGTGAAGAGCCTTTCGAAAGGGAGCAACCCTAAGAAGGATATGCTACCTTCAACCTTAAACCTCAAGGAACCAACAAATTTACCCTTACCTTCAGCTTTGCCCACTGCTTCTACCTTTGAGGTTGACACAAATGATACATGGCCTGTACAAGTTGAAAAAGAGGAATTTGATGCTTCAGAAGAGCCCTATTACGAGGCCAAAACATTATGGAAGAGAAATGGGAAGCTAGAGCAGTACAATGTATCAGCTTCAGAGGACAAAGTTCGTAAGCCAAATGGTCAGACAAAATTGGAACTGCCAAAGTTTCGTTCAAGGAACTCAAATTCAGATGATGATTTAAATGCCCTGTTACAG GAGGAGGAAGATCTTGTAAGTGCTCACCGGAAACAAGTCGAGGACACCATGAATATTGTTAAAGAG GAGATGAATCTGTTGGTAGAAGCAGATCAACCGGGGAATCAGCTGGATGATTATGTTACTAGATTGAACGCCATTCTATCTCAGAAGGCTGCAGGCATTCTGCAATTACAAACCCGTTTGGCTCATTTCCAGAAGCGTTTAAAAGAACATAATGTTCTTGTATCTTCTTCTGGTTACTGA